In the Gossypium raimondii isolate GPD5lz chromosome 9, ASM2569854v1, whole genome shotgun sequence genome, one interval contains:
- the LOC105799301 gene encoding uncharacterized protein LOC105799301, which produces MKSYSILVVLVIVLLSTEAAIVHGQGKGNNGNGNNNGNGYGNSNSNGKGKGNSNGKGKGDSDDGKGKNKGNGDKKKNKKDDDEVNYDMSSSGTGQERAYCKGKSACYQKTLVCPSECPQRKPTKNKKQKACHINCGSKCEATCKWRKPKCDGYGSLCYDPRFVGGDGVMFYFHGAKGGNFAIVSDDQLQINAHFIGTRPQGRTRDFTWVQALAVMFDTHTLVIAANRVSHWDDNVDALSVRWDDETVTIPYDGEGEWRKGNGDERQVLVERTDDKNSLHVKISGLVEMDIRVRPIGKEENKVHNYQLPDDDAFAHLETQFKFTNLSDEVEGVLGKTYQPDYVSPVKRGVAMPMMGGEDKYQTPSLFSPFCKACRFQRPSGSVATI; this is translated from the exons ATGAAGTCGTATAGTATTCTGGTGGTTCTCGTTATCGTACTGCTATCCACTGAAGCCGCCATCGTGCATGGTCAAGGTAAGGGTAACAATGGGAATGGCAACAACAATGGTAATGGATATGGCAACAGCAACAGCAATGGTAAGGGCAAGGGCAACAGCAATGGTAAGGGCAAGGGCGACAGCGACGATGGCAAAGGCAAAAACAAGGGCAATGGAGataagaagaagaataagaaagaCGATGATGAAGTGAATTATGACATGTCATCATCAGGGACCGGGCAAGAACGAGCCTACTGCAAAGGGAAAAGTGCTTGTTACCAGAAGACCCTTGTTTGTCCATCTGAATGCCCTCAGAGGAAGCCTACGAAGAACAAAAAGCAGAAGGCTTGCCATATTAACTGCGGCAGCAAGTGCGAAGCCACTTGCAAGT GGAGGAAACCAAAATGTGATGGCTATGGCTCTCTTTGCTATGACCCTCGTTTTGTTGGTGGTGATGGAGTTATGTTCTACTTCCATGGAGCCAAGGGTGGGAACTTCGCCATTGTCTCAGATGATCAGCTTCAAATCAATGCTCATTTCATCGGCACTAGACCACAAGGAAGGACTCGTGATTTCACATGGGTGCAAGCCTTGGCTGTCATGTTCGATACCCACACACTTGTCATTGCAGCAAATAGAGTTTCTCACTGGGATGACAATGTTGATGCTCTCAGTGTACGATGGGACGACGAGACGGTTACCATCCCTTACGACGGAGAAGGTGAATGGAGGAAGGGTAACGGCGATGAAAGACAAGTGTTGGTGGAAAGAACCGATGACAAAAACAGTCTTCATGTCAAAATATCTGGATTGGTGGAGATGGACATAAGGGTGAGACCCATTGGCAAAGAAGAAAACAAGGTTCATAACTATCAGTTACCAGATGATGATGCCTTTGCTCACTTGGAAACACAGTTCAAGTTCACCAACTTAAGTGATGAAGTTGAAGGAGTGTTGGGAAAAACATACCAGCCAGATTATGTTAGCCCAGTGAAGAGAGGGGTGGCTATGCCAATGATGGGTGGGGAAGACAAGTACCAAACCCCATCACTCTTTTCACCTTTCTGCAAGGCTTGCAGGTTTCAGAGGCCATCTGGATCAG